A window from Festucalex cinctus isolate MCC-2025b chromosome 12, RoL_Fcin_1.0, whole genome shotgun sequence encodes these proteins:
- the cmpk2 gene encoding UMP-CMP kinase 2, mitochondrial — protein MFRFQRSVYFRFPFRSLKTETHAMSMSRRTMALLSQWSSRVFSVDVDGETIYFKNGDNQPGKEVQRIFGDVQKDAKCYSLLVSSGDKIHTARFHWKLKDKLLAALPPQCHLSPMCSFLPGVKDSLVHGYFLQAASPESSATTERLLRQWLQLDDPLLVCSYMQRNENSSRWSQYLWNHEQEHDIVKSEAPQYHPATLNLINSDVFYSFQAAREVFKKCADIIPEAASVLELLPCDADVEARSGPDFPVIVLEGLDATGKTTLTGSLRDVLGATLLRSPPQCFTPWRARFDQEPPILRRAFYALGNYITAQQIYRQTSKTPVIIDRFWHSTAAYAIATAISGPVCNLPAEGSELYRWPSDLLQPSLVVLLTLDPEERKRRLKDRGQEETKEEHELDLNQIFRLRVEEAYRRISGPTCISVDASSSAEQVLQQVLLLIKAKCHL, from the exons ATGTTTCGGTTCCAGCGCAGTGTTTACTTTCGTTTTCCCTTCCGCAGCCTGAAAACCGAAACGCATGCAATGTCGATGTCGAGGCGGACAATGGCACTTCTCTCTCAGTGGTCCTCGCGTGTGTTCTCTGTGGATGTGGACGGTGAGACGATTTACTTTAAAAACGGCGACAACCAACCCGGAAAAGAAGTACAGCGAATATTTGGTGACGTACAAAAGGATGCCAAGTGTTATTCTTTGCTTGTTTCCAGCGGGGACAAAATCCACACTGCAAGATTTCACTGGAAACTCAAAGACAAACTGTTAGCAGCTCTTCCTCCACAGTGTCATTTGTCTCCGATGTGCTCGTTTTTGCCTGGCGTCAAAGACTCCCTCGTACATGGCTATTTCTTGCAAGCTGCTTCTCCTGAGAGCTCCGCCACAACAGAGCGACTTTTACGACAGTGGCTGCAGCTTGACGACCCCTTATTGGTGTGCTCGTACATGCAGAGGAATGAGAACTCTTCACGGTGGAGTCAATATCTTTGGAACCACGAACAGGAACACGACATTGTAAAGTCAGAAGCGCCGCAGTACCACCCGGCAACACTTAACCTGATCAACTCGGATGTTTTCTACAGTTTCCAAGCGGCCCGTGAGGTTTTTAAGAAG TGTGCTGACATCATTCCGGAGGCTGCATCTGTACTGGAGCTGCTGCCTTGTGACGCTGACGTGGAGGCCAGAAGCGGACCAGACTTCCCCGTTATTGTCTTGGAAGGCCTGGATGCCACAG GTAAAACCACACTGACCGGGTCTCTGAGGGATGTGCTGGGGGCCACTCTTCTACGGTCTCCTCCGCAATGTTTCACCCCCTGGAGGGCCCGCTTTGATCAGGAACCCCCTATCCTTCGACGGGCCTTCTACGCACTGGGCAACTACATCACAGCGCAACAGATTTACCGCCAAACCTCCAAGACACCTGTCATCATTGACAG GTTCTGGCACAGCACTGCCGCTTACGCAATCGCCACAGCCATAAGCGGACCAGTGTGTAACCTCCCGGCAGAGGGTTCCGAGCTGTACCGCTGGCCCAGTGACCTTCTCCAACCGAGCCTGGTTGTCCTCCTTACGCTGGACCCTGAGGAAAGGAAGAGGAGGCTGAAGGACAGAGGTCAGGAGGAGACCAAAGAGGAGCACGAGTTGGATCTCAACCAAATTTTTCGACTCAG
- the rsad2 gene encoding S-adenosylmethionine-dependent nucleotide dehydratase RSAD2 encodes MKKMNMSSVVTGPLLLMQHVVTTILSFLARVLDGTFSWTSGPCAAPGAKPDVNKASPNGVIPTSVNYHFTRKCNYKCGFCFHTAKTSFVLPLEEAKKGLKLLKDAGMEKINFSGGEPFLPEKGDFLGKLVHFCKQDLQLPSVSIVSNGSMIKEQWFQKYGDHLDILAISCDSFNEETNQLIGRTQGRKSHLDNLYKIQNWCRQYKVAFKINSVINTFNVDEDMTEHIMQLNPVRWKVFQCLLIDGENAGEEALREAERFIISDHQFQEFLDRHSSISCLVSESNEKMRNSYLILDEYMRFLDCREGRKDPSKSILDVGVGAAISFSGFDEKMFLKRGGKYVWSKADMKLQW; translated from the exons atgaagaaaatgaatATGTCCAGTGTTGTTACAGGACCTTTGCTGCTCATGCAGCACGTCGTCACAACAATCCTCTCCTTTTTAGCCAGAGTATTGGACGGAACTTTCTCCTGGACGTCGGGACCCTGCGCAGCACCGGGCGCCAAACCAGATGTCAACAAAGCCAGTCCAAATGGTGTGATTCCAACCAGCGTGAACTACCATTTTACACGCAAATGTAACTACAAGTGTGGCTTTTGCTTCCATACGGCAAAAACATCTTTTGTGCTGCCTCTGGAGGAAGCCAAGAAAGGCCTCAAACTCCTAAAGGATGCAG GGATGGAAAAGATCAACTTCTCTGGAGGAGAGCCGTTCTTGCCTGAAAAAGGGGACTTTCTTGGAAAGTTAGTCCACTTCTGCAAACAAGACTTGCAGCTTCCGAGTGTCAGCATAGTCAGCAATGGAAGCATGATCAAAGAACAATGGTTCCAGAAATATG GCGACCATCTTGACATCCTGGCCATATCGTGTGACAGTTTTAACGAAGAGACCAACCAGCTGATTGGCCGAACTCAAGGCAGGAAGAGTCATCTTGACAACCTGTACAAGATCCAGAACTGGTGTCGACAGTACAAAGTGGCCTTTAAAATCAATTCGGTCATCAACACCTTTAATGTGGACGAGGACATGACGGAACACATCATGCAGCTCAACCCAGTCCGATGGAAG GTGTTCCAGTGTCTGTTGATTGATGGCGAGAACGCAGGAGAAGAAGCCCTGAGAGAAGCCGAGAGGTTCATCATCAGCGACCAccagtttcaggagtttttggACAGACACAGCAGCATCTCATGCCTGGTTTCGGAGTCCAATGAGAAG ATGAGGAATTCTTACTTGATCTTGGATGAATAT ATGCGTTTCCTGGACTGTCGAGAGGGTCGAAAGGACCCATCCAAGTCCATCCTTGATGTTGGCGTGGGCGCGGCCATCAGCTTTAGTGGATTTGATGAGAAAATGTTTCTAAAAAGGGGAGGGAAGTATGTGTGGAGCAAAGCTGATATGAAGCTGCAGTGGTGA